The candidate division TA06 bacterium B3_TA06 genomic interval CCTGCTCCCTCAAAAGCTAAAGAAAACCTTAACAGGTTTGTCTTAGTCTTTAAGGTCTTCTGAATTTCTTCACAAGTAGTTCTAATTGAAGCCGCTATCTGTGCTACTGTACCAACTTCTTCCGAATCGAAAGTTTCAGGTTTTCTTTTAATATATTTTTCCATAAGAGATTTCGGACTCGGATGATATGCCCATTTCCTTGGCCAAAAAGCAAAAACAGCAAGGATAAAACCAGTTAAAAGAAACAACATAGGAGGTACAAATACCCATCTCAGTTCTAACTCACTTAATGCAAATAATGCAACGACTATGGAAACGATAATCCCATCCATTCCCAAAAGAATGACCAGCTTATTATCAATTGCGTCAATAACTCTTGTCAGGTTAGCCCTCTGTTGACGCAATTCTTCAAGGACCACCACACCGCTTGGGTATAAAGACTTCTTTTCTTCCACATATTTATTATGCCACTGAAAAGTAGGTTTGTCAAGCCCGTTTCGTCTTCGCATCCTTCGGCTCGCTCACAATGCCACACTCCCCCTACCCTATGGGGTGCAGTAAAATTGGCACCCCAAGGGGCACGCTGTCCACAAGGGAGGGGGAATACCGGAAGCTATCCACATAATCCCCAAATTTCCCTTCCCTGGTGGAAGGGGATAAAGGGGAAGGGGAAAATCAGTCATTTAGTTGACATCTCCCACCTGCCGGATAACATTCCACAAATCAAAATCTAAAAATTAACCAAAGGAGGCACAATGGTTCTTCCGTTCAAAAACGAGCCATACAAGAATTTTTCCTGCGAGCCGTGCAAGAAAGCCCAACTTGAAGCCATCGCAGCACTTGAGAAAAACTACGGCAAGACCTACCCGGCGTTCATCGGCGGTAAAGAGGTTGCCGCTTCCGAAACCTTTGCGTCCATCAACCCGGCAGACAAGGACAAGGTTATCGGCCTTTTCCAGAAGGCGGACGAAAAACTCGCCGAGCAGGCGCTTCAGGCAGCTTTGGCCGCGTTCGAGTGGTGGCGGTTCTACGACTTTCGCGAGCGCGCCAACATCCTTCTCAAGGCCGCGCACATCGCCCGGCGCCGCCGCTTCGAGATCAACGCGGGCATGATCCTTGAGGAGGGCAAGAACTGGATCGAGGCCGACGTGGACACAGCCGAAGGCATCGACTTTTTAGAGTTCTATGGCCGCGAGATGCTGCGGCTCGGCCCCAACCAGCCCGTAACACCTTTCCTTGGGGAAAATAACGAGCTTCGCTACATCCCCCTGGGCGTGGGCATCATCATCCCGCCCTGGAACTTCCCATGGGCGATACTCGTGGGCATGAGTTCGGCGGCTATCGTGACCGGCAACACCATAGTGCTCAAGCCCTCGTCGGATTCACCTTACATCGGCTGGCTCTTTACCGAGATCATGCGCGAGGCCGGTCTGCCCGATGGTGTATTAAACTACCTTAGCGGTCCGGGTGCGATCGCCGGCGAGTATCTGGTCAAGCATCCAAAGACCCGGTTCATCAGCTTCACCGGTTCCAAGGAAGTAGGCCTGCGAATCGTTGAGAACGCGGCCAAGAAACAGGAAGGCCAGATATGGATCAAGCGGGTAGTGGCCGAGATGGGCGGCAAGGACTGCATCCTGGTAGACGAAGAGGCCGATCTCGACGCCGCGGTGGAAGGCGTCGCCGTTTCCGCATACGGGTTCGGAGGCCAGAAATGCTCGGCCTGCTCCCGCGCCATCATTGACGAGAAGGTCTACGACGAGTTCGTCAAAAAGCTTATTCCACGTATCAAGGAGATCACGGTCGGGGAAACCAAGGACACCGCCAACTGGATGGGCCCGGTCATCAACGAGAAGGCTTTGAAGAACACGCTGGCATACATCGAGATCGGCAAGAAGGAAGGCGAACTGCTCTGCGGCGGTAATGTTGTCGAGGGCAACGGCTTCTTCCTCGAGCCGACCGTGTTCGGCAACGTTGCATGGGATGCCCGCATTGCCCAGGAGGAGATATTCGCTCCGGTGCTGGCCATCGTTAAATGTAAGGACTTTGACGACGGGTTGCGCATCGTCAACTCCACGGAATACGGTCTTACCGGATCAGTGTACACCAACAATCGCTGTAAGATCGCCAAGGCCAAGCGGCTGTTCCACGTGGGGAATATGTATATCAACCGCAAGTGCACCGGTGCTCTGGTTGACGTGCAGCCCTTCGGCGGGTTCAACATGTCCGGCACCGACTCCAAGGCCGGCGGCAGGGACTATCTGTTGCTGTTCATGCAGGGAAAATCGATCGCTGAACGTTTTTGACGTTCTGCGATAATGCAAAGTGTAAAAGGCAAAATGCAAAGTGCACACGAAGTGACGACACTGAGCCTGCCCCTTGAGATGCTAACTTTACTGCATCTCATAGGGTATGCGTAGTAAATTGAAGGGCCGGCGAAGCCGGCCCTTTTGTTTGACATTGAACAATTAATCGCTATATTTCAGAAAGGAGGCTTAGTGAAAAGGACCCTGCTTTTATTTCTGGGATTAGTATTAACTATCGGAATCCTCGGATGCAAAGAGAAAGTTGGGGAGGACGATCGCCTAATATGGAAGTATAAGATTGGAGCGCTCTGCAAATCCTGCCCGGCAATAGACGAAGAAGGCACCATATACATAGGATCGGGAGATAATTACCTTTACGCGATAAACACAGATGGAACCCTCAAGCAGATGTGGGAAACCAGTGGCTGCCCAGCTTCACCGGTAATAAGTCTAAATAAAATCATATATGTCGGATGCGACGATGGGGATATTAATGCAATCCAAATAGGCCCACCCGATCCAGAAGATACCTTAAAACCCGTGAGTTTTTACTACCACACCAACTATAAACCCGGCTATGATGTCTCCTATTCGCCAGCCATTGGAGAAGACGGAACAATATACATGGTTCGGTATTATTACGGAGATTCTTATCTGTATGGTTCATACGAACAACTTTGTCGTTTAGGGGGCTATCCCACCCAATCTTCCCCAAGTATAGGTTCGGATGGCACAATCTATATTGAGAAGGAGTATAGCTTTTGTGCGATAAATAAAGATGGTAGTTTGAAGTGGGGATACAAATTGCCGAAAGACGAAACCAAATACAGCTCACCTTCTCCAGCGGCAATAGGTGCTGATGGCACAATCTATTTGGGATTAGGGGGCTCCCTCTATGTCCTTACCAGGAACGGCAACCTGAAATGGAGGTATAGAACCGGCTATGCAATCAATGCATCCCCTGTAATCGACAAAGCTGGGAATATCTATGTTGTTTCCGGGACTGACTGCCTCCTGGCTATCACTCCCAGAGGTAACCTCAAATGGAGGCATGAGTTTGAAGGATACATCTCCACTCCGGTGATTGGTTCGGAGGGTACCATTTACCTAGTAGAAAACAGGAAAAACATTATATGGTTTACCACATCCTTCCGCATCAAAGCTCTGCTTCACGCAATCAATTCCAATGGTAGTCTCAAATGGACATACAATGTTAGATCTGAGTGTCGACATATTACTAGATATTCCGACACGGAGATTAGCGAACCAACCATCGGCTCGGACGGCACCCTCTATTTCTCCTTTGGCAAATATCTATACGCAGTTAAGAGTGACTCAAAAGGTTTAGCCAATTCCTCTTGGCCAAGACAAGGACACGATAACCAGAATACCGGACGCGTAAACGCGCCTTAGGCGCTCATTGTAAATCTCAAATTGCAAATTTTAAATTTAGGGGGCTTGGCCTGCTTCCCTTATTTATTTTCCCACAGGACAACGTTTCTTGTAGATTTGACAACAATATAAACTTGTGTATATTTCCCAAAGGAGGAATGATGAAGAGACTATTCTCTCTAAGTATGGGATTGCTTCTTGTCATAGGCTCAATCTCATGCCAACAGGATATCAGATTAAAGTGGAAATTGAAGTTAGGTCCAAGATGCACCCCTCCGGCAATAGCTAAAGACGGCACCATATACGTGGCCTGCGAAAACGGAGGGCTATACGCTGTTAACTCAAGCGGTGAAATCATATGGCAGGATACTATTTATTCCGCGAGATTTAAAAATCTCGCGATTGGAGAGAACAGTAGACTGTATGCGGGAACAAAAGATAATTCAATATATGCTGTAACTCATCACAGAAAATTCAATCCCGAGGATACAAGCCAAGTTGGTTTACCGTTTTATGATACTAAAGATAGATATAGTCACCCTGCCTATCTCGCTCTCGCAAAAGATGGAACAGTATTCATGGCTATATATTGGAGACTTATTGCACTGGACACATCATACTATGATTTTGAACCAAGATGGGTTTTTAATTCCCCAGAACTGGGTCGTTTTGAATGCCCGCCGGCAATAGGAATGGATGGCACTATCTATTTAGGCTCAACTGACGGAAAGCTGTATGCGCTTAATCCTGACAGTACGCTCAAATGGGAATTTGAGACTGATGATAACATTTCCTCATCCCCTGTAATTGGTGCTAATGGTACATTATATCTAGGGTCTTCTGATAGCTGTTTCTATGCAGTAAATCCTGATGGAAGTCTAAAATGGAAGTTCAAAACAGGCAGTTTCATCTTCTCTGCAGCCGCAATAGGAGAAGATGGAACAATATACTTCGGTTCTGAAGACAGGCACATATATGCTTTAAGCGAAGGCGGGAAACTCAAGTGGCGTTATAAAACGGACATCTGGGATTTCTCATCCCCGGTAGTAGGTGCAGATGGTGTAATATATATAGGCCCCGGAGAGGGATGTTCTCTCTTGAGATTAATCAGTAACTTCCGCCTTAGGGGAAAACCATTTATCTATGCAATCAACCCTGATGGAACCCTTAAATGGAAATACAGAGTGAGATCGAACATAAGTGACCCGACACTAGGGGCGGACGGTACGCTCTATTTCACCTGTTCAAAACACCTTTATGCGCTCCAAACCGCTTCTCCAGGCCTTGCTTCCTCCCCCTGGCCCAAGTTCGGTGCCGATAACCAGAATACCGGACGCGTGCAGTAGCACGCGCATTTCAAATTGCAAAGTGTAAATTGCAAATTTTAAATTGGGATCAGGAAGGAGTTTTCAACTAGCCGCCCATTTGCAATTTCCCCCTTGTCTCCTTGACATATCCTTTAGCGCCGTTAAGATATAGATGATGCATCTGTTACTGTCTCTGGCGCTGCTCTCACAGACAGGCGAGGCAGAATACAGCTTCCGCCACGTGATCGAGCAAGGCGAACGTGACGGCTCGTTCTATGTTACCGCCTACGTCTCTATACCCTACTCAAGCCTTCAGTTCACAAAGTCTAACTCAGGCTACCAAGCGGGCTACCACATAACCTTTCAGCTTCTGGATCGCCGCAAGAACATCTACGGAGACGAGCGCTTCGGTGATGTAATTGTAACGGACGCCAACATCGCCAAGTCGAAAAGCCTCGCGGTAGCAGAAACCCTTAATGTCCTTCTGCCCCGGGGAAGCTACAATGCCAATCTAAGCGTAGCCGCCCTGGGTGCAACAAGACGAATCGAGAAGGAGTTTGATGTCGAGATCTTCCATCGGGCACTGGGAAGCCTGCGGATTACCGACGCTAATGGTAGCCGTATGCTTGAGCGCCCCTTTGACAGCCGCGACACCATGCTGGTGAGTGTGTCGGTGTATGAAGATGGTCTCGATTCGCTGCTTCTCGAGATTACGCGTCCGGGCGCCCCAGACTACAATAAAACCCTGACCGAACCTGACTCACAAGCATCGTGGAGTGTTGCACTTGAGGATTTCTCAAGCGGAGACTACCAGCTTTGGGTGAAGGCATTTCAAGGTAAGAAGGCAGTAGACGAACGCAAGGCTCTATTCGTCCTGCGCAATCCGTTTCGCTTCGACCCTGGGCGCTACGAGGAACTCGTTGAGAAGCTTATATACATAACGACCTTCGGTGAACGTGAGCGAATGAAGTCCGTGCCGCCTGAAGCAAGACAGGCCACCTGGGATAGCTTCTGGCTAGCAAAGGACCCAACCCCGCAAACCGACTATAACGAAGAGCTTGAGTCCTACTTTGCCAAGATCTCCTACTGCGAGCGCAACTTCGGATACGGGGATAAGGGCTACCTCTCGGATCGTGCCAGGATATACATGAGGTTCGGCCCACCGGACGAGATCGAAGACCATCCATTTGAGCCTAACAGATACCCATACATCGTTTGGACCTACAACCTTCAGGGAATGCAGTTCGTATTCGAAGAAAGGCTCGGTTTCGGCGAGTACGTGCTTGTTTATCCACAAGGCTTCCTTTCCCCATGGTAGATATGAGCGATAAACACTACCTCGTAGAGTGCCATCCCCTGATGAGGGTTGTGGTAACGGCCGCTGTAGGCCTTGAGATTAAACGTGGGGAGTATGTAGTTTTGCGATTCAAGGGTTGTGAGGACATAGGCTACGTGAGGGGATTAACCGACGATCCTCAGGCCAAGGCCATAGCCATCAGTAAGGCCGCCCCAGAGGATCTGGCCAAAAGAAAAGAAGCCAGGCAGTGGGAGAAAGAGGCGCTTGCCTCCTTCCTTGAACTTCTCGCAAAACACAACCTGTCCATGAAGGTAGTAGATGTGCACGCATGGGTGGATCGCAACAAGATCGCCTTCTACTTCCTCTCCGAACACCGCCTCGACTTCCGCAAGCTGCACAAGGAGATAGGAATGTTGCTTGGATGCAGGGTGGTCATAAAGCAGATAGGAATCCGTGATCATGCAAGGCTGATCGGTGGGCTGGGCCCATGCGGAAGACCGCTTTGCTGCACCGCATTCCTGACAGAGCTGCGCCCGATAAGTCTGCGCACCGCCAGGAGACAGAATCTCTACGTGAATCCCGAGAAGATCTCAGGTATGTGCGGACGCCTGCTGTGTTGTCTAAGATTCGAGGATGAAATCTACCCATCACCATGCCTGAAGAATGATGCAAAATCAAAGGTGCCGGACGAGGAGGACTGGGATGAGGGATTTACAAGCCACGATGAAGCAGCTAGCTAGCAGAGGTTCCCAGTTATCGGACAAAATAAACACTTGCGACGGCCGGCCGCGAGCCCGACGTTCAACCTTATCAAGATGTATGCTGGACGACTTGACGGGTTCGACGAGATAAGGAATCTTGCCCGCTGGCTTTATTCATCCGAGATCGTGAACTACGCAACATTCCTCAAAGCTGGCCGTGTGTCGGGCAAATCCCAGGGAGCCTTAGGATCCCCTGGATGGTAAAACAGCCGTGAGCCGTCAGCGGTAAGCTGTGAGCCGGAAGCCGTATACCCCTGACGGTAAAACTTGACAGACACCACGGCTGGTCTATACTTTTTCAAAAGGAGGAAGCATGAAGAGACTACACCCTTCCGTTATCTCCCCCTTGACGGGGGAGAATAAAAGAGGGGGTGGAATCATAAAGGCAACGCTTGCACTGCTTGTGGCCGCAAGCCTTTCCGCAGCGCCCGTGCTGGTCGAGGCGTATCAGGAAGGAACGATTACGATCCCTGAGGGAGAACATGATACGGTCACGGTAGTAGAACTGTCGTTCTCTGTGGATACCTCGTGTTACGTGCAGTTCACGGCGGGAGGATTAACCAGTTTCCAAACAAAGATGTTGCTAGAATTAGATGGTAATTACCTATTCCCCGCAGCGATCGTACAGGGGAGTACAACCCTATCAGCCCTTGTTGTTTATACCTGCCTGATTACTCCGGGGGAACATACCGTTCGTTTTAAGGGAATTACCCTTATACGAGGCCCTTCCACTTTTTATAACGCCTACCTTCAGGTCCTTATTTTCCTGCCGGACACGACCAGCGGTGTGGCGGAGCAGCCCACCAGCGATGCCGAGCCAACGGGTGCCACGCCGAGCCTCATCAGCCAAGGCCCTTACGTGAACGTGGCCGGCGCAACCGAGCTGGTGGATGCAACAGGGAGAGTGATCGAGGGCGCAATCTCAGATGACAAGGTCTTCATCTCCAACCTGCCTACCGGCACCTACTTCGCAAGGGATGAAGATCGGACGATAGTAAAGATCGTCAAGGTAGAATAAACCGCAGATTACGCAGATTGCACCGATTTAAGGCCGCCTGCGGGCGGCCCCTTTTATTTGACAGCCCTCTTGTCTGGATTACAATAAACGACTAATCCAAAGGAGGAATTATGAAAAGAGCCCTTTTGGTGCTATTTGTGCTCGCTCTAGCGGCGTGGGCCACGCCCAACCTCATCTCGTACCAGGGCAAGCTGGATAAGGATGGGGAGCCCTTTTCAGGCGAGGCCTCGATGAACTTTGCTCTCTATGAGAGCGAGGATGCCACAACCTCATTCTGGGAGGAAACTCAAACCGTAATTGTGGTAGACGGTA includes:
- the pruA gene encoding L-glutamate gamma-semialdehyde dehydrogenase yields the protein MVLPFKNEPYKNFSCEPCKKAQLEAIAALEKNYGKTYPAFIGGKEVAASETFASINPADKDKVIGLFQKADEKLAEQALQAALAAFEWWRFYDFRERANILLKAAHIARRRRFEINAGMILEEGKNWIEADVDTAEGIDFLEFYGREMLRLGPNQPVTPFLGENNELRYIPLGVGIIIPPWNFPWAILVGMSSAAIVTGNTIVLKPSSDSPYIGWLFTEIMREAGLPDGVLNYLSGPGAIAGEYLVKHPKTRFISFTGSKEVGLRIVENAAKKQEGQIWIKRVVAEMGGKDCILVDEEADLDAAVEGVAVSAYGFGGQKCSACSRAIIDEKVYDEFVKKLIPRIKEITVGETKDTANWMGPVINEKALKNTLAYIEIGKKEGELLCGGNVVEGNGFFLEPTVFGNVAWDARIAQEEIFAPVLAIVKCKDFDDGLRIVNSTEYGLTGSVYTNNRCKIAKAKRLFHVGNMYINRKCTGALVDVQPFGGFNMSGTDSKAGGRDYLLLFMQGKSIAERF
- a CDS encoding cell surface protein encodes the protein MFDIEQLIAIFQKGGLVKRTLLLFLGLVLTIGILGCKEKVGEDDRLIWKYKIGALCKSCPAIDEEGTIYIGSGDNYLYAINTDGTLKQMWETSGCPASPVISLNKIIYVGCDDGDINAIQIGPPDPEDTLKPVSFYYHTNYKPGYDVSYSPAIGEDGTIYMVRYYYGDSYLYGSYEQLCRLGGYPTQSSPSIGSDGTIYIEKEYSFCAINKDGSLKWGYKLPKDETKYSSPSPAAIGADGTIYLGLGGSLYVLTRNGNLKWRYRTGYAINASPVIDKAGNIYVVSGTDCLLAITPRGNLKWRHEFEGYISTPVIGSEGTIYLVENRKNIIWFTTSFRIKALLHAINSNGSLKWTYNVRSECRHITRYSDTEISEPTIGSDGTLYFSFGKYLYAVKSDSKGLANSSWPRQGHDNQNTGRVNAP
- a CDS encoding cell surface protein, which gives rise to MGLLLVIGSISCQQDIRLKWKLKLGPRCTPPAIAKDGTIYVACENGGLYAVNSSGEIIWQDTIYSARFKNLAIGENSRLYAGTKDNSIYAVTHHRKFNPEDTSQVGLPFYDTKDRYSHPAYLALAKDGTVFMAIYWRLIALDTSYYDFEPRWVFNSPELGRFECPPAIGMDGTIYLGSTDGKLYALNPDSTLKWEFETDDNISSSPVIGANGTLYLGSSDSCFYAVNPDGSLKWKFKTGSFIFSAAAIGEDGTIYFGSEDRHIYALSEGGKLKWRYKTDIWDFSSPVVGADGVIYIGPGEGCSLLRLISNFRLRGKPFIYAINPDGTLKWKYRVRSNISDPTLGADGTLYFTCSKHLYALQTASPGLASSPWPKFGADNQNTGRVQ